A region from the Mucilaginibacter sp. CSA2-8R genome encodes:
- a CDS encoding lipopolysaccharide biosynthesis protein, with the protein MDLSSFIKVLSRHKYTLIIVPIVAVIVTYFLVRNQPDTYLSSTLMSTGIVDQTQQGVGSSAANAVLQDTRIQQEFNNLLAMIKSKKVVDQLSYKLMMHDLTSATPYRKPSKLFSSLGTSAKAHALEVYNKLYQNHESLSLFNADQRGLHDLLVSMKYDDQSLLQKLSVYRSDNSDYLYVQFESDNPDLSALAVNSLCEEFINYYATLIKGNQQRSVTFYSELVKAKNDTLQKLLNKLKDYKIKNRVLSLTEQSKSLYAQLSDFETRLQQNEKDAIAYKAALNDIDNQFNPADRKYAESSMVRINQNLAGTQSQLEALNNEYVQSGFKPGYTARIDSLNRVLSTQIGQASDKYINNPMVAKQSLIQQKLALQVQYDLAKNSTGSIRNEIGMINQRLTGLVPHEAIVQAQESAIQLARDEYLEVLYKYNQSRFDSNTLVHLKQSEMAMPGGAQPSKKMLLVIISGVVSFIFCIVVFFILFYFDSSVKTPADLANATKTDVLGYLHKLNGSTLDLRQIWTDTHSNEDERQFKNLMQSIRYEIDTDLKNDKILLINSLVQGEGKTFLTLNLAYAYSFINKKVLLIDGDFTSPDITKAVKPNAYLEDFLSGQIQADQITSVSKISVLGNRGNDGSLMQIASEHEIRQKFDYLKTIFDIIIVEAPGLNTLNKSKEWVTVADKIVTVFKAGKGLKEYHKAQVSYLKSLPGQYMGWILNETDPKQLPAEELA; encoded by the coding sequence ATGGATTTAAGTAGCTTCATTAAAGTATTATCACGACACAAGTACACGCTAATTATTGTACCTATTGTAGCAGTGATTGTTACTTATTTCCTGGTACGTAATCAGCCTGATACTTATTTGTCTTCAACGCTAATGTCTACCGGTATTGTTGACCAAACACAACAGGGCGTTGGTTCGTCAGCAGCTAATGCAGTACTGCAGGATACGCGGATACAGCAGGAGTTTAATAACCTGTTAGCGATGATCAAGTCTAAAAAGGTGGTAGACCAGCTATCGTATAAGCTGATGATGCACGATCTTACATCGGCTACACCTTATCGCAAACCCAGTAAGCTTTTTAGCAGCCTGGGCACCAGTGCTAAGGCGCATGCCCTGGAGGTGTACAATAAACTTTACCAGAACCACGAGTCATTATCGTTGTTTAATGCCGACCAGCGCGGCCTGCATGACCTGTTGGTGTCGATGAAATATGATGACCAGTCGTTGTTGCAAAAACTATCGGTATACCGGTCAGACAACAGTGATTATCTGTATGTGCAGTTTGAATCGGATAACCCCGACCTATCAGCACTGGCAGTAAACAGCCTTTGCGAAGAGTTTATTAATTATTATGCTACCCTGATAAAAGGTAACCAGCAACGTTCAGTAACCTTTTACAGCGAATTGGTTAAAGCCAAAAATGATACGCTGCAAAAACTACTGAATAAGCTTAAAGATTACAAGATCAAAAACCGGGTACTAAGCCTAACCGAGCAGTCTAAATCACTGTATGCACAGCTTTCAGATTTTGAAACTCGCCTGCAGCAAAACGAAAAAGACGCTATTGCCTATAAAGCAGCGCTTAATGATATTGACAACCAGTTTAACCCGGCCGACCGTAAATACGCCGAAAGCTCGATGGTGCGCATTAATCAAAATCTGGCGGGCACGCAATCGCAGCTCGAAGCTTTGAATAACGAGTATGTACAAAGCGGATTTAAACCTGGGTATACCGCGCGTATTGATTCGCTCAACCGTGTGCTGAGCACCCAGATCGGGCAGGCATCTGATAAGTACATTAACAACCCGATGGTAGCCAAACAAAGCCTGATACAGCAAAAGCTTGCCTTGCAGGTGCAATATGACCTGGCTAAAAACAGCACCGGTTCTATCCGCAACGAGATTGGCATGATAAACCAGCGCCTTACCGGACTGGTGCCTCATGAAGCTATAGTACAAGCCCAGGAAAGTGCCATTCAGTTGGCCCGCGATGAATACCTGGAGGTATTGTATAAATACAACCAAAGCCGTTTTGACTCTAATACCCTCGTGCATCTTAAACAATCGGAGATGGCCATGCCGGGCGGCGCCCAGCCATCTAAAAAAATGCTATTGGTAATCATATCCGGCGTGGTAAGTTTTATATTCTGTATTGTAGTATTTTTTATTCTATTTTACTTTGACAGCTCGGTTAAAACGCCTGCAGACTTGGCTAACGCCACTAAAACTGATGTACTGGGGTATTTGCACAAGTTAAACGGATCAACGTTAGACTTGCGCCAGATCTGGACAGACACTCACAGTAATGAAGACGAACGTCAGTTTAAAAATCTGATGCAGTCTATCCGGTATGAGATAGACACTGATTTAAAAAACGATAAAATATTACTCATAAACAGCTTGGTGCAAGGCGAAGGCAAAACGTTTTTAACTTTAAATTTGGCTTACGCCTACTCGTTCATCAACAAAAAAGTATTACTGATTGATGGTGACTTTACCTCACCCGACATTACCAAGGCCGTAAAACCCAACGCTTATCTTGAAGACTTTTTAAGCGGACAGATACAGGCAGACCAGATTACTTCTGTTTCTAAAATAAGCGTTTTGGGTAATCGCGGCAACGATGGTTCGCTGATGCAAATTGCATCAGAACACGAAATCAGGCAGAAATTTGATTATTTAAAAACTATATTCGACATTATTATTGTTGAAGCACCTGGGCTTAATACACTTAACAAATCAAAAGAGTGGGTTACCGTGGCCGATAAAATAGTAACAGTATTCAAAGCGGGTAAAGGTCTTAAAGAATATCATAAAGCACAAGTAAGTTATTTAAAGAGTTTGCCGGGCCAGTATATGGGTTGGATACTTAATGAAACGGACCCTAAACAGTTACCAGCCGAAGAGCTGGCTTAA
- a CDS encoding TolC family protein, whose translation MNRLYSLMSLVLLLCLTAPQRLKAQNTLITEISEPYLAKLIDAAKVNQPRVKSLSNRVNIAQGNISRARLSYLDALTFSYVYQPNSTFNLNALQTTGSTDLVGSRTGLFKGTQFGVFFNLGSYLQKPYAVKQAKQELIIANNDIQESMITLTTQVKKRYYTYLQKVASLKLQMQAASDADNVMRDVKYKFQKGEETLDSYNKARISHTQQIQTKITAEADLFMAKADLEEIIGDKLENIK comes from the coding sequence ATGAACAGATTGTATTCGCTTATGTCGCTCGTGCTGCTTTTATGCCTTACAGCACCTCAAAGGCTGAAAGCCCAAAACACCCTGATTACCGAGATTTCAGAGCCTTATCTGGCCAAGCTTATTGATGCTGCTAAGGTTAACCAACCGCGCGTTAAATCTTTAAGTAACCGTGTCAATATCGCCCAGGGCAACATCAGCCGGGCCAGGTTATCTTACCTGGATGCCTTAACGTTTTCGTACGTTTATCAGCCCAATAGCACGTTTAACCTAAACGCCTTACAAACTACCGGAAGTACAGATTTGGTTGGCAGTCGTACAGGCTTATTTAAAGGCACTCAGTTTGGTGTATTTTTTAACTTAGGCTCGTATCTGCAAAAACCTTATGCTGTAAAGCAAGCTAAACAAGAACTAATTATTGCTAATAACGACATCCAGGAATCGATGATTACCTTAACCACACAGGTAAAAAAGCGTTACTACACCTATTTGCAAAAGGTAGCCTCACTAAAGTTGCAAATGCAGGCAGCCAGCGATGCTGATAATGTAATGCGCGATGTTAAATACAAGTTTCAAAAAGGCGAAGAAACATTAGACTCTTATAACAAAGCCCGGATTTCGCACACCCAGCAAATTCAAACTAAAATTACGGCCGAGGCCGATCTTTTTATGGCTAAAGCTGACTTGGAAGAAATTATTGGCGACAAACTTGAAAATATAAAGTAA
- a CDS encoding DegT/DnrJ/EryC1/StrS family aminotransferase: MIAYENLLELNRPFTERFKQQFDDFLNSGWYILGESVKRFELQFAAWNNSAHCIGVANGLDALTMALKPYNFEPGSEVIVPSNTYIATILAILNNNLTPVLVEPDIRTYNIDPLLIEDAITPRTKAIMVVHLYGKCCAMDAIMRVKEKHNLLLIEDCAQAHGATFKGQKAGTFGEFGAFSFYPTKNLGALGDAGALTTNNPALETVVRQMRNYGSEKKYYNERIGINSRLDELQAAFLSTKLEALDAINNHKRQLAGLYLQHLNANFILPVVDDDYKDVYHIFNIRHPERDRLKVYLLEKGIGTEIHYPVPPHQQKALQPVLQNQSYPIAEEIHRTTLSLPCSYWHTPAQIKTVIDTLNRF; this comes from the coding sequence ATGATAGCTTATGAAAATCTGCTTGAATTAAACCGCCCGTTTACCGAGCGCTTTAAACAGCAGTTTGATGACTTTTTAAATTCTGGCTGGTATATTTTAGGAGAAAGTGTTAAACGCTTTGAACTGCAGTTTGCCGCCTGGAATAATTCGGCCCATTGCATAGGCGTTGCTAACGGACTGGATGCTTTGACCATGGCCCTAAAGCCCTATAACTTTGAGCCGGGAAGTGAAGTTATTGTACCCTCAAACACCTACATTGCTACTATACTGGCTATTTTAAACAACAACCTTACGCCGGTATTGGTTGAGCCTGACATCAGAACATACAATATTGATCCGCTATTAATTGAGGATGCCATTACGCCGCGCACCAAGGCTATTATGGTAGTTCATTTGTATGGCAAATGCTGCGCAATGGATGCGATTATGCGCGTTAAGGAAAAACATAACCTACTCCTGATTGAAGATTGTGCACAGGCACATGGTGCTACTTTTAAGGGGCAAAAAGCCGGTACTTTTGGCGAGTTTGGTGCTTTTAGTTTTTACCCCACCAAAAACTTAGGAGCCCTGGGTGATGCCGGAGCTCTTACCACCAATAACCCGGCATTAGAAACTGTAGTGCGCCAGATGCGCAATTACGGTTCCGAAAAAAAATATTACAACGAGCGTATTGGCATCAACTCGCGGCTGGATGAATTACAGGCGGCTTTTTTAAGTACCAAGCTCGAAGCTTTAGATGCTATCAATAACCATAAGCGCCAATTAGCCGGGTTATATCTCCAACATTTAAACGCAAATTTCATCTTACCTGTAGTTGATGATGACTATAAAGATGTTTATCACATTTTTAACATTAGGCACCCCGAACGCGACCGGTTGAAAGTCTATTTACTGGAAAAAGGTATTGGTACAGAAATTCATTACCCGGTGCCGCCACATCAGCAAAAAGCATTGCAGCCTGTATTACAGAACCAAAGTTATCCTATTGCCGAAGAAATACACCGTACCACACTAAGCTTACCGTGCTCTTACTGGCATACCCCGGCACAAATAAAAACAGTGATTGATACGCTTAACAGGTTCTAA
- a CDS encoding FdtA/QdtA family cupin domain-containing protein — MAYIIDIPTFSDHRGNLTVLDSAIPFDIKRLFYIYGVDNSARGGHRHHKTIQAAICIKGSCTIINHDGISLEHIELDEPRKCLILETKDWHMMTNFSADAILLVLASTPFDAADYIFDPYPLLNDSL, encoded by the coding sequence ATGGCATATATAATTGATATACCTACTTTTAGCGACCATCGCGGCAACTTAACCGTATTGGATAGTGCTATCCCTTTTGATATAAAGCGTTTATTTTACATCTATGGTGTTGATAATTCGGCCCGGGGCGGTCACCGGCATCATAAAACAATCCAGGCTGCTATTTGCATTAAAGGAAGCTGCACCATCATTAACCACGATGGCATTTCTTTGGAACATATAGAACTTGATGAACCCCGCAAATGCCTCATCCTGGAAACCAAAGACTGGCACATGATGACCAATTTTAGCGCCGATGCCATTTTATTGGTTTTAGCCTCTACACCGTTTGATGCTGCTGATTATATTTTTGATCCCTATCCTTTATTAAATGATAGCTTATGA
- a CDS encoding beta-1,6-N-acetylglucosaminyltransferase gives MKIANLILTYTSPLLTERLIVKLQHPQIDFYIHVDKKFSIHPYLYLRKYPNVYFINTREDVRWAGYNTIKATFNCIREITASGIEYDYINFLSGQDYPIKSAQYILDFFERNRGKQFIEYKDVYKEWREAIPRFTRYHFTNYKFKGKDRLAQLVNWLTPARKIPYNLVPYGKAMFWMLTPSRAMYVANYVEQNPRLERYLKHTWASDEFVFQTILMNSPYKNELVNNDYRYIDWSGGGTHPKVLTLDDLEKLKNTDDLFTRKVNLEKSTSLLNALDQY, from the coding sequence ATGAAAATTGCGAATCTTATTTTAACCTATACCAGTCCACTGCTTACCGAACGCTTAATTGTTAAATTACAACATCCGCAAATTGATTTTTATATCCACGTCGATAAAAAATTCAGTATTCATCCTTATTTGTATCTGCGAAAATACCCGAACGTTTATTTCATCAACACCCGCGAAGACGTACGCTGGGCCGGATACAATACCATCAAAGCCACCTTTAATTGTATAAGGGAAATTACAGCATCCGGTATTGAATATGATTACATAAACTTTTTAAGCGGACAAGACTACCCCATCAAATCGGCCCAATATATACTCGATTTTTTTGAGCGCAACCGCGGAAAGCAGTTTATTGAATACAAAGATGTTTACAAAGAATGGCGTGAAGCAATTCCACGTTTTACACGATACCACTTTACCAATTACAAATTTAAGGGAAAAGACCGCTTAGCACAATTGGTTAACTGGCTTACTCCTGCCCGTAAGATTCCGTATAACCTGGTGCCCTATGGCAAAGCTATGTTTTGGATGCTCACACCATCCAGAGCTATGTATGTTGCAAATTATGTTGAGCAAAACCCGCGGTTAGAACGCTACTTGAAGCATACCTGGGCCAGCGACGAATTTGTGTTCCAGACCATACTCATGAATTCGCCTTATAAAAATGAGCTGGTGAATAACGATTATCGTTACATTGACTGGTCGGGCGGTGGAACACATCCCAAAGTACTGACCTTGGATGATTTAGAAAAACTAAAAAACACAGATGATCTGTTTACCCGCAAAGTGAACCTGGAAAAAAGTACAAGTTTGCTAAATGCGCTTGACCAATATTAA
- a CDS encoding NUDIX domain-containing protein: protein MKNKKAPHIAVAIDCIVFGFDGTDLKLLLIQRGFNPELHKWSLMGGYVNPEESVDDASVRILHQLTGLQGVYLEQLHAFGAVKRDTTERTVSIAYFALIDIARYKQQLSADYHAEWFPIRNFPSLIFDHNEMVELAKKRLQYKAALHPVVFELLPQKFTLPQIQSMYDAVYEISFDKRNFSRKLLSTDLLIKLDEKDKLGSKKGAFYYTLNKDKYKENLYKIFSLIITPDNLQFL from the coding sequence ATGAAAAATAAAAAGGCACCGCATATAGCTGTAGCTATTGATTGTATTGTGTTCGGCTTTGACGGAACTGATTTGAAGCTGTTGCTTATACAACGGGGCTTTAATCCGGAGTTACATAAATGGAGCCTGATGGGTGGCTACGTAAACCCTGAAGAAAGTGTGGACGATGCCTCCGTTCGTATTTTGCATCAGCTAACCGGTTTGCAGGGCGTATACCTGGAGCAACTGCATGCCTTTGGCGCTGTAAAGCGCGATACCACCGAGCGTACGGTGAGTATTGCCTATTTTGCTTTAATTGATATTGCCCGTTACAAGCAGCAGCTAAGTGCCGATTACCATGCCGAGTGGTTCCCGATCCGTAATTTTCCGTCGCTGATTTTTGATCATAACGAGATGGTAGAACTGGCCAAAAAACGCCTGCAGTACAAGGCGGCGTTGCACCCGGTAGTATTTGAACTGCTGCCGCAAAAATTTACCCTGCCGCAAATTCAAAGCATGTATGATGCGGTCTATGAAATCAGCTTTGACAAGCGTAATTTTAGCCGCAAGCTGCTTTCAACCGATTTGCTCATCAAACTGGATGAAAAAGACAAACTCGGCTCAAAAAAAGGGGCTTTTTATTATACGCTGAATAAGGATAAGTATAAAGAGAACCTGTATAAAATATTCAGTTTAATTATCACACCTGATAACCTTCAATTTTTATAA
- a CDS encoding ribulokinase: MTDKPQYVIGVDYGSDSVRSVIVNAADGKELATSVFYYPRWQKQLYCNAAQNQFRQHPLDYIEGLEHTIKACIAKAGPEVAAQIKAIAVDTTGSTPVAVDKQGVPLALLPEFSEHPGAMFVLWKDHTSVQEAAEINEHATKFDTNYLQYVGGIYSSEWFWAKLLHILRTDEKVRDAVYSWVEHCDWVPFLLTGGTDANKIMRGRCSAGHKALWAEEFGGLPPDEFFSSLDPLLKGFTERLYKDTYTSDVSAGNLSAEWASRLGLSTDVLVGVGAFDAHMGAVGGQIEPYHLSKVMGTSTCDILVAPNRDMDGKLVKGICGQVDGSVIPGMAGLEAGQSAFGDTYAWFKNLVAWPVQNLMAGSKVIDEQTAGALQEEMIGRIIPELSKQAAALPLDEKAELATDWFNGRRTPDANQLLKGTITGLGLGSDAPRVFRALAEATCFGARSIVERFRSEGVPVEAIIGIGGVAKKSPYIMQMMADVLQMPIRIHQFEHTCALGAAMFAATVAGVYPKVEEAMTAMGGGFDVEYSPNAANTEFYNKRYQQYQKLGAFTETTV; encoded by the coding sequence ATGACTGATAAACCCCAATATGTAATTGGTGTTGACTATGGATCCGACTCTGTGCGTTCGGTAATTGTCAATGCCGCTGATGGTAAAGAATTAGCTACTTCAGTTTTTTATTATCCCCGCTGGCAAAAGCAATTGTACTGCAACGCCGCCCAAAATCAATTCAGGCAGCACCCGCTCGATTATATCGAAGGGCTGGAACATACCATTAAAGCTTGTATTGCCAAAGCCGGACCGGAAGTGGCTGCGCAGATTAAAGCCATAGCGGTTGATACCACCGGCTCAACCCCGGTAGCGGTTGATAAACAAGGCGTACCTTTAGCTTTATTACCCGAATTTTCAGAACATCCTGGAGCCATGTTTGTGCTTTGGAAAGATCATACCTCAGTACAGGAAGCTGCCGAAATTAACGAGCACGCCACCAAATTTGATACCAATTACCTGCAATATGTAGGCGGCATTTACTCATCCGAGTGGTTTTGGGCAAAGCTGCTGCACATCCTCCGTACCGACGAGAAAGTACGTGATGCCGTTTACTCCTGGGTAGAGCATTGCGACTGGGTTCCGTTTTTACTGACTGGTGGTACCGACGCTAACAAAATTATGCGCGGCCGCTGCTCGGCAGGGCACAAAGCCCTTTGGGCCGAAGAGTTTGGCGGTTTGCCGCCTGATGAGTTTTTCTCCTCATTAGACCCGCTGCTGAAAGGCTTTACCGAACGTTTATATAAAGACACTTATACTTCTGATGTGTCAGCAGGAAACTTATCGGCCGAGTGGGCTAGCCGTTTAGGTTTGTCAACTGATGTGCTGGTTGGCGTAGGCGCTTTTGATGCGCACATGGGGGCCGTTGGTGGCCAGATTGAGCCTTACCACCTGAGTAAGGTAATGGGTACTTCTACCTGCGATATCCTGGTAGCACCTAACCGCGACATGGACGGTAAACTGGTAAAGGGTATTTGCGGACAGGTTGATGGTTCGGTTATCCCGGGTATGGCCGGTTTAGAGGCTGGGCAATCTGCCTTTGGCGATACTTATGCCTGGTTTAAAAACCTGGTAGCCTGGCCGGTGCAAAATCTCATGGCCGGTTCTAAAGTGATTGATGAGCAAACTGCAGGTGCATTGCAGGAAGAAATGATAGGTCGTATCATCCCTGAGCTGAGCAAGCAAGCTGCAGCTTTACCGCTGGATGAAAAAGCAGAGTTGGCTACCGATTGGTTTAACGGCCGCCGCACGCCTGATGCTAATCAATTGTTAAAAGGAACCATTACTGGTTTAGGTTTGGGCAGCGATGCGCCACGCGTATTCCGTGCCCTGGCCGAGGCTACCTGCTTTGGCGCCCGCAGCATTGTAGAGCGTTTCAGAAGCGAAGGTGTACCGGTAGAAGCCATTATTGGTATTGGTGGTGTGGCTAAAAAATCACCTTACATTATGCAAATGATGGCCGATGTATTGCAGATGCCTATCCGCATACACCAGTTTGAACATACCTGTGCTTTAGGTGCAGCCATGTTTGCCGCTACCGTTGCCGGTGTTTACCCTAAAGTAGAGGAAGCAATGACTGCTATGGGTGGTGGTTTTGACGTAGAGTATTCACCTAACGCAGCTAATACCGAGTTTTATAACAAACGCTACCAGCAATATCAAAAACTAGGTGCTTTTACCGAAACTACTGTTTAA
- a CDS encoding L-ribulose-5-phosphate 4-epimerase, which yields MYEHIQQAAYEANMELPKLGLVIFTFGNVSAADHNLGVFAIKPSGVPYEDLSPEKMVIVDFEGKTVQGDLRPSSDTKTHAVLYKNWPGIGGVCHTHSTYGTAWAQSQRDIPIFGTTHADYNTVDIPCAPPMIDEYIKGDYEYQTGFQIMDVFRDKGLDYKEVEMVLVGNHAPFSWGKTAAKAVHNSAVLEAIAKMALLTEQINPQAPRLKDALIRKHYERKHGPDSYYGQS from the coding sequence ATGTACGAACATATTCAGCAGGCCGCTTACGAGGCCAATATGGAACTGCCTAAGCTGGGCCTAGTTATTTTTACCTTCGGTAACGTTAGCGCAGCCGACCATAACTTAGGTGTATTTGCCATTAAACCCAGCGGCGTGCCTTACGAAGACCTTTCGCCCGAAAAAATGGTGATTGTTGACTTTGAGGGTAAAACCGTGCAAGGCGACTTAAGACCGTCATCAGATACTAAAACCCATGCCGTGCTATATAAAAACTGGCCGGGCATAGGCGGTGTATGTCATACCCACTCTACCTACGGTACAGCCTGGGCGCAATCACAACGTGATATTCCAATTTTCGGCACTACACATGCCGATTACAATACCGTAGATATCCCGTGTGCGCCGCCAATGATTGATGAGTACATTAAAGGCGACTACGAATATCAAACCGGTTTCCAAATTATGGATGTGTTCCGTGACAAAGGTTTAGATTATAAAGAGGTGGAGATGGTGTTGGTGGGTAACCATGCACCATTTAGCTGGGGCAAAACAGCAGCTAAAGCCGTGCATAACAGTGCGGTACTTGAAGCTATTGCTAAAATGGCATTACTTACCGAGCAAATTAACCCGCAGGCACCGCGTCTTAAAGATGCACTAATCCGCAAACACTACGAACGCAAACACGGACCGGATTCGTATTACGGGCAGAGTTAG
- the araA gene encoding L-arabinose isomerase: MINLKELEVWFVTGSQDLYGEETLKQVAEHSQEIARGLDGMADVPVKVVFKPTVKSSEEIYSLVQQANVATDCIGLITWMHTFSPAKMWIRGLSILKKPILHLHTQYNSQIPWSSIDMDFMNLNQSAHGDREFGFMASRMRLRRKVVVGHWQEKEVAEQIGVWARAAAGWHDWQGAKFARFGDNMRYVAVTDGDKVEAELQFGFSVNTYGIGDLVQVINALDYSLIDQQIAEYHDLYDVMPSLQKGGDQHQSLIEAAKIEVGLRTFLKQGGFKGFSDTFEDLHGMVQLPGIGAQRLMAEGYGFAGEGDWKTAALVRAMKVMGAGLPGGNAFMEDYTYHFDGNNSMVLGSHMLEVDPAIATGKPKVEVHPLGIGGKADPVRLVFNVGGGAALNASIVDMGNRFRMIVNEVEAVEPTNELPNLPVARVLWKPYPDMKTGCAAWIQAGGAHHTCYSQNLTDEHLHAFAEMAGIEYLLIGKETKLREFQKEIAWNDAYYKLIK; this comes from the coding sequence ATGATAAATTTAAAAGAACTTGAAGTCTGGTTTGTAACCGGTAGTCAGGATTTATATGGCGAGGAAACCTTAAAGCAGGTTGCTGAACACTCGCAAGAGATTGCCCGCGGTTTGGATGGTATGGCCGATGTACCGGTGAAAGTTGTGTTTAAACCTACCGTAAAATCGTCAGAAGAAATTTATAGCCTGGTACAGCAAGCTAACGTAGCTACAGATTGTATCGGTTTAATTACCTGGATGCATACATTTTCGCCTGCTAAAATGTGGATCCGCGGATTGAGCATTCTTAAAAAGCCAATCCTGCACTTACATACGCAATACAACAGCCAGATTCCATGGTCGAGTATTGATATGGATTTCATGAACCTGAACCAAAGCGCCCACGGCGACCGCGAGTTCGGTTTTATGGCATCGCGTATGCGTTTACGCCGTAAAGTGGTTGTAGGTCACTGGCAAGAAAAAGAAGTAGCTGAGCAAATTGGTGTTTGGGCACGTGCTGCCGCCGGATGGCATGATTGGCAAGGTGCTAAATTTGCCCGCTTTGGTGATAACATGCGCTATGTTGCCGTAACTGACGGCGATAAAGTGGAGGCCGAATTGCAATTTGGTTTCTCTGTAAACACTTACGGTATCGGCGATTTAGTACAAGTGATTAACGCACTCGATTACTCTTTAATTGACCAGCAAATTGCCGAATATCACGATTTGTATGATGTAATGCCATCACTGCAAAAAGGTGGTGATCAGCATCAATCATTAATTGAGGCTGCTAAAATTGAGGTAGGTTTACGTACCTTCTTAAAACAAGGTGGCTTTAAAGGCTTTAGCGATACGTTTGAAGATTTGCACGGTATGGTACAATTACCAGGCATTGGTGCTCAGCGCTTAATGGCCGAAGGTTATGGCTTTGCCGGCGAAGGCGATTGGAAAACCGCTGCCTTGGTACGTGCCATGAAAGTAATGGGAGCTGGTTTGCCGGGCGGTAATGCCTTTATGGAAGATTATACTTACCATTTTGACGGCAACAACTCTATGGTATTGGGTTCGCACATGCTGGAGGTTGATCCGGCTATTGCTACCGGTAAACCAAAAGTTGAAGTACATCCGTTAGGTATTGGCGGTAAAGCCGACCCTGTACGTTTAGTATTTAACGTAGGTGGCGGTGCAGCATTAAATGCATCTATTGTGGATATGGGTAACCGTTTCCGCATGATTGTAAACGAAGTAGAAGCCGTTGAGCCGACTAACGAATTGCCTAACTTACCGGTAGCCCGTGTGTTATGGAAACCATATCCGGATATGAAAACCGGTTGTGCCGCCTGGATTCAGGCTGGTGGTGCACACCATACCTGTTACAGCCAAAACTTAACTGATGAGCATTTACATGCTTTTGCCGAAATGGCGGGTATTGAGTATTTGCTGATTGGCAAAGAAACCAAGCTACGCGAATTTCAGAAAGAAATTGCATGGAATGATGCTTACTACAAGCTGATAAAATAA